A stretch of Methylogaea oryzae DNA encodes these proteins:
- the ppa gene encoding inorganic diphosphatase: MSLMQISTGRDVPHDIHVVIEIPAYSDPVKYEVDKTTGAMFVDRFMGTAMQYPCNYGYIPQTLSEDGDPADVLVIAPSRLITGVVVRCRPIGLLRMSDESGSDAKILAVPVESLSTLYTKVNSYKDVPEPTLKQIAHFFEHYKDLEEDKWVKLDGWHGPEDAKREIVDSVARYQASKSQAQG, encoded by the coding sequence ATGTCACTGATGCAAATCAGCACCGGCCGCGATGTTCCGCACGACATCCACGTAGTCATCGAAATTCCCGCCTACAGCGATCCGGTCAAATACGAAGTGGACAAGACCACCGGCGCCATGTTCGTGGACCGCTTCATGGGCACAGCCATGCAATACCCCTGCAACTACGGCTATATTCCTCAGACCCTGTCCGAGGACGGCGACCCGGCGGACGTGTTGGTGATAGCCCCGTCGCGGCTGATTACCGGCGTTGTGGTGCGCTGCCGCCCCATCGGCCTGCTGAGAATGTCCGACGAATCCGGTAGCGACGCCAAGATACTGGCCGTGCCAGTGGAAAGCCTTTCCACGCTCTATACGAAGGTAAATTCCTACAAAGACGTGCCCGAGCCGACACTCAAGCAAATCGCCCACTTCTTCGAGCACTACAAGGATTTGGAAGAAGACAAATGGGTCAAGCTCGACGGCTGGCACGGCCCGGAAGACGCCAAACGGGAAATCGTCGATAGCGTCGCCCGCTATCAGGCGTCGAAAAGCCAAGCCCAGGGGTAA
- a CDS encoding cobaltochelatase subunit CobN codes for MSPALGHPPGIALLTHADSDLIALRRAVDTLPADFPLVSGHSLQSLAAQGQVADLLDGDLRDAGVIVLRLLGKLGAVPGLTELVKAAVGQGRSVLALSGAGDMNPELAGISSVPAGLLHETLAYFQHGGVPNLAQGLRFLADHLLLTGYGYEPPQAMPEHGIYHPELPNGAGLQEWHDYYGQRPAIGILFYRAHWLSGNTAFVDALVEALEEQGYAALPVYTASLRSLDESGRPLALEFFRDFSGSLSLRERARVRGENVGAAAPFNPLNPPHPNPLPQGEGAGSAALEGHSVAIVDALINTTAFAMGEVATDGPTPGGWSVAALSDLDVPMVQAVPSAMTESEWRESSRGLNPLDTAMNVVLPEFDGRVIGVPVSFKAKRESGGIELVEYQPLPDRARRAAGIAVRLARLRQLPNRDKRIAFVLTNSGAKADQVGNAVGLDAPASLLTLLRAMQAAGYGMTGFPDDSDAIIHALLDRCSYDESYLTQAQCDNAVGTVSRDDYARWFAELPPALQDKMAAQWGAAPGEAYVHNGQLIFAGLQYGNALVALQPPRGYGMDPDAIYHQPDLPPTHHYHAFYRWLRDGWQADAIVHVGKHGTLEWLPGKGVGLSEECFPDALLGDMPLFYPFIVNDPGEGAQAKRRAHAVVVDHLTPPMTSADTYGPLAKLERLVDEYYQLELLDPSKLPLLREQVWELVHDANLETDLAAILAHEHEHEHEHEHEHEHEHEHEHEHEHEHEHEHDHDHDHDHDHDHDHDHDHDHDHDHHGGLEDMDGVAFAHLIEHLDGYLCEIGAAQIRGGLHRYGEAPEGEALVDMLCALTRLPNQHIPALPDALAEHFGLDMAQLLEDKGKRLDTAPEALQALAGRPLVTRADALEALAEVGRSLFAELAECGFDPGQAAVVIERVVVMSALSGSLSLKERVGGREDDRPRPLIPLTLSLSQEEREPKPAVSGQDNQEGGVTDAIAQVLTFACRELVPNLARTQEEIDNLLHGLNGGYVPAGPSGSPTRGMAHILPTGRNFYSVDPRALPSPSAWRVGQQLADEVIRRHQKETGRSPESVALTVWGTSAMRTHGDDVAEVLALLGVKPVWQQESGRLSGVEAIPLEQLGRPRIDVTVRISGFFRDAFPQLVELVDKAVAQVIALDEAPEHNYPRKHYLEELAESLAQGEVPESAERRARYRVFGAKPGSYGAGILPLIQEKNWQDSADFAEAYVNWGGYAYGENVAGIDARSDFRRRLGQVEVALHNQDNREHDIFDSDDYLQFHGGMIAAIRDIAGRQPRRYFGDSHDPRRAVVRDLKEEALRVFRSRVVNPKWLDGIRRHGYKGGLELAATVDYLFGYDATAGIMEDWMYQQTAEHYVFDETTRAFLQESNPWALKAMAERLLEAAERGMWKEPSEQTLAQLRQLYLQGEAELESRGEGKP; via the coding sequence GTGAGCCCAGCCCTCGGCCATCCGCCCGGCATCGCCCTGTTGACCCATGCCGACAGCGATTTGATCGCCTTGCGCCGGGCGGTGGACACCCTGCCGGCGGATTTCCCCCTTGTTTCCGGTCACAGCCTGCAAAGCCTGGCGGCGCAGGGGCAAGTGGCTGATTTGCTGGACGGCGACTTGCGCGATGCCGGCGTCATCGTGCTGCGCCTGCTGGGCAAGCTGGGCGCGGTGCCGGGCCTCACCGAGCTGGTGAAAGCGGCGGTGGGGCAGGGGCGTTCCGTGCTGGCCCTGAGCGGCGCCGGCGACATGAACCCGGAACTGGCCGGCATTTCCAGCGTGCCGGCAGGGCTGTTGCACGAGACGCTGGCCTATTTCCAGCACGGCGGCGTGCCGAACCTGGCCCAGGGCCTGCGCTTTCTGGCCGACCATCTGTTGTTGACCGGCTACGGCTACGAACCGCCCCAGGCCATGCCGGAGCACGGCATCTACCATCCGGAACTGCCCAACGGCGCCGGTTTGCAAGAGTGGCACGACTACTACGGCCAGCGCCCCGCCATCGGCATCCTGTTCTACCGCGCCCACTGGCTGAGCGGCAACACGGCATTCGTCGATGCGCTGGTCGAGGCTCTGGAGGAACAGGGGTACGCCGCCTTGCCGGTATACACCGCTTCCCTGCGCAGCCTGGACGAAAGCGGCCGGCCGCTGGCGTTAGAGTTCTTCAGGGATTTTTCGGGTTCCCTCTCCCTGAGGGAGAGGGCTAGGGTGAGGGGTGAAAATGTCGGCGCAGCCGCTCCTTTTAATCCCCTTAATCCCCCTCACCCCAACCCTCTCCCGCAGGGAGAGGGGGCCGGAAGCGCTGCGCTTGAAGGTCATAGCGTTGCCATCGTTGACGCTTTGATCAACACCACCGCCTTCGCCATGGGCGAAGTCGCCACCGACGGCCCCACGCCCGGCGGCTGGTCGGTGGCGGCCCTCAGCGATCTGGACGTGCCCATGGTGCAAGCTGTGCCCAGCGCCATGACGGAAAGCGAATGGCGCGAGTCCAGCCGCGGTCTCAATCCCCTGGACACCGCCATGAACGTGGTGCTGCCGGAATTCGACGGCCGGGTGATCGGCGTGCCGGTTTCCTTCAAGGCCAAGCGCGAATCCGGCGGCATCGAGCTGGTGGAATACCAGCCCTTGCCGGACCGCGCCCGCCGCGCCGCCGGCATCGCCGTGCGCCTGGCCCGTCTGCGCCAGCTGCCCAACCGCGACAAGCGCATCGCTTTCGTGCTGACCAATTCCGGTGCCAAAGCGGATCAAGTGGGCAATGCCGTCGGCCTGGACGCGCCGGCATCCCTGCTGACCCTGCTGCGAGCTATGCAAGCCGCCGGTTACGGCATGACCGGATTCCCCGACGACAGCGACGCCATCATCCACGCCCTGCTGGACCGCTGCAGCTATGACGAAAGCTATCTGACCCAGGCCCAGTGCGACAACGCCGTGGGTACGGTGAGCCGCGATGACTACGCCCGCTGGTTCGCCGAACTGCCGCCAGCCTTGCAGGACAAAATGGCCGCCCAGTGGGGCGCAGCACCGGGCGAGGCCTATGTGCACAACGGTCAGCTGATTTTCGCCGGCCTGCAATACGGCAACGCCCTGGTGGCCCTGCAACCGCCGCGCGGCTACGGCATGGACCCGGACGCCATCTACCACCAGCCGGATTTGCCGCCCACCCATCACTACCACGCTTTCTACCGCTGGTTGCGCGACGGCTGGCAGGCGGACGCCATCGTCCACGTCGGCAAGCACGGCACCCTGGAATGGCTGCCGGGCAAAGGCGTGGGCCTGTCGGAAGAGTGCTTCCCCGACGCCCTGCTGGGCGATATGCCGCTGTTCTATCCCTTCATCGTCAACGACCCCGGCGAAGGCGCCCAGGCCAAGCGCCGCGCCCACGCCGTGGTGGTGGACCACCTGACGCCGCCCATGACCAGCGCCGACACCTACGGCCCGCTGGCGAAATTAGAGCGCTTGGTGGACGAGTATTACCAGCTGGAACTGCTCGACCCCAGCAAGCTGCCGCTGCTGCGCGAACAAGTGTGGGAACTGGTGCACGACGCCAACCTGGAAACCGATTTGGCGGCTATCCTGGCCCACGAGCACGAGCACGAGCACGAGCACGAGCACGAGCACGAGCACGAGCACGAGCACGAGCACGAGCACGAGCACGAGCACGAGCACGAGCACGACCATGACCATGACCATGACCATGACCATGACCATGACCATGACCATGACCATGACCATGACCATGACCACCACGGCGGCCTGGAGGACATGGACGGCGTGGCCTTCGCCCACCTCATCGAGCACCTGGACGGCTATTTGTGCGAAATCGGCGCTGCGCAGATCCGCGGCGGTTTGCACCGCTACGGCGAGGCTCCCGAGGGCGAGGCCCTGGTGGACATGCTCTGCGCTTTGACGCGCTTGCCCAATCAACACATCCCGGCCTTGCCGGACGCCTTGGCCGAACATTTCGGCCTGGACATGGCGCAGTTGCTGGAAGACAAGGGCAAGCGGCTGGACACGGCCCCCGAAGCCTTACAGGCTCTGGCCGGCCGTCCGCTGGTGACGCGGGCGGATGCACTGGAGGCCTTGGCGGAGGTTGGACGTAGTTTGTTCGCCGAGTTGGCGGAGTGCGGCTTCGATCCCGGCCAAGCCGCTGTTGTTATTGAGCGTGTCGTTGTTATGTCCGCACTTTCCGGCTCCCTCTCCCTTAAGGAGAGGGTTGGGGGGAGGGAGGATGATAGGCCACGGCCATTAATCCCCCTCACCCTGTCCCTCTCCCAGGAGGAGAGGGAACCTAAACCCGCAGTTTCTGGGCAAGATAACCAGGAAGGGGGCGTGACCGACGCCATCGCCCAAGTCCTTACTTTCGCCTGTCGCGAACTGGTGCCCAATCTGGCCCGCACCCAGGAAGAAATCGATAACCTGCTGCACGGCCTAAACGGCGGTTACGTCCCCGCCGGCCCCAGCGGTTCGCCCACCCGCGGCATGGCCCACATCCTGCCCACCGGCCGCAACTTTTATTCCGTGGACCCGCGCGCCCTGCCGTCGCCTTCCGCTTGGCGGGTGGGGCAGCAACTGGCTGATGAAGTGATCCGCCGCCACCAAAAAGAGACCGGCCGCAGCCCGGAAAGCGTGGCGCTGACCGTATGGGGCACCAGCGCTATGCGCACCCACGGCGACGACGTCGCCGAAGTGCTGGCGCTGCTGGGCGTCAAACCCGTATGGCAGCAGGAAAGCGGCCGGCTGAGCGGCGTCGAGGCTATTCCGCTGGAGCAACTGGGCCGGCCGCGCATCGACGTCACCGTGCGCATCAGCGGCTTCTTCCGCGACGCTTTCCCGCAACTGGTCGAGTTGGTCGACAAGGCCGTGGCCCAGGTCATCGCCCTGGACGAGGCGCCGGAACACAACTACCCGCGCAAGCACTACCTGGAAGAACTGGCCGAATCCTTGGCCCAGGGCGAGGTCCCGGAAAGCGCCGAACGCCGCGCCCGCTACCGCGTCTTCGGCGCCAAGCCCGGCAGCTACGGCGCCGGCATCCTGCCGCTGATCCAGGAAAAGAACTGGCAGGACTCCGCCGACTTCGCCGAAGCCTACGTCAACTGGGGCGGCTACGCCTACGGCGAAAACGTTGCCGGTATCGACGCCCGCAGCGACTTCCGCCGCCGCCTGGGCCAAGTGGAAGTGGCCCTGCACAACCAGGACAACCGCGAGCACGACATTTTCGACTCGGATGACTACCTGCAATTCCACGGCGGCATGATCGCCGCCATCCGCGACATCGCCGGCCGCCAGCCGCGCCGCTACTTCGGCGACAGCCACGACCCGCGCCGCGCCGTGGTGCGCGACCTGAAGGAAGAAGCCCTGCGGGTGTTCCGCTCGCGGGTGGTCAACCCCAAATGGCTGGACGGCATCCGCCGCCACGGCTACAAAGGCGGCCTGGAGCTGGCCGCCACCGTGGACTATTTATTCGGCTACGACGCCACCGCCGGTATCATGGAAGACTGGATGTACCAGCAGACCGCCGAGCACTACGTGTTCGATGAAACCACCCGTGCTTTCCTGCAGGAGAGCAACCCCTGGGCGCTGAAAGCCATGGCCGAGCGCCTGCTGGAAGCGGCGGAGCGGGGCATGTGGAAAGAACCATCGGAACAGACGCTGGCCCAGTTGCGGCAGTTGTATTTGCAGGGGGAGGCGGAGTTGGAGAGTAGGGGGGAAGGCAAGCCGTGA
- a CDS encoding sulfite exporter TauE/SafE family protein has product MTSLLLLGFIIGMRHALEADHVAAVAALVSDKTSTRETARHGALWGLGHTLTLFAFGGAILVLDATIPDQVSQWLEFCVGILQVVLGADVLRRARRVQLKIVPHSHDGHSHIHAVRGPSLPHHHHHHHHRPLPPRALLVGMMHGMAGSAALVMLTVETVRSPLQGLFYIVLFGIGSTLGMLLLAAAISLPIKYSARWNRAFLGLQRAVGLTSMGVGGWMMYEIGWAGGLLV; this is encoded by the coding sequence ATGACCAGTTTGCTACTCCTCGGTTTCATCATCGGCATGCGCCACGCCCTGGAAGCGGATCACGTGGCGGCGGTGGCGGCCCTGGTATCCGATAAGACCTCCACCCGCGAAACGGCCCGGCACGGCGCACTGTGGGGACTGGGCCACACCCTGACCCTGTTCGCCTTCGGCGGCGCCATCCTGGTACTGGACGCCACCATCCCGGATCAAGTCAGCCAGTGGCTGGAATTCTGCGTCGGCATCCTGCAGGTGGTGCTGGGCGCGGACGTGCTGCGCCGGGCGCGCCGCGTTCAATTGAAAATCGTGCCGCACAGCCACGACGGCCATAGCCACATCCATGCGGTGCGCGGCCCGAGCCTGCCGCATCACCACCACCATCATCACCATCGTCCGCTGCCGCCGCGCGCCTTGCTGGTGGGCATGATGCACGGCATGGCCGGCTCCGCCGCCCTGGTCATGCTCACCGTGGAAACCGTGCGCTCGCCGCTGCAAGGCTTGTTCTACATCGTGCTGTTCGGCATCGGCTCCACGTTGGGCATGCTGCTACTGGCCGCCGCCATCAGCCTGCCCATCAAGTATTCAGCGCGGTGGAACCGGGCGTTCCTGGGCCTGCAGCGGGCGGTCGGGCTTACCAGCATGGGCGTGGGCGGCTGGATGATGTACGAAATCGGCTGGGCGGGCGGCTTGCTGGTTTAA
- a CDS encoding type IV pilin protein: MKAGKKAQGGFTLIELMVVVTIIVILATIALPGYQDYVRRAARAEAKTTLLEDAQFLERNFTEANRYDKDAAGAAIALPITQSPRTGTAKYTITAVATATTYALTAAPVSGGTMAGDACGAFTLNQLGQKGLSGASQSMDACWNK; the protein is encoded by the coding sequence ATGAAAGCCGGCAAAAAAGCGCAGGGCGGTTTCACCCTGATCGAATTGATGGTTGTGGTGACCATAATCGTTATTTTGGCGACCATAGCTTTGCCTGGCTATCAGGACTATGTGCGGCGCGCCGCCCGGGCCGAGGCCAAAACGACGCTGTTGGAGGACGCGCAGTTTCTCGAACGCAATTTCACTGAGGCCAATCGCTACGATAAGGACGCCGCGGGAGCGGCCATCGCTTTGCCGATCACCCAGTCGCCTCGTACGGGCACGGCCAAGTACACCATTACCGCCGTGGCAACGGCGACCACGTACGCGCTTACCGCGGCGCCCGTTTCCGGCGGCACCATGGCAGGCGACGCTTGCGGTGCGTTTACGCTCAATCAGCTGGGGCAGAAAGGCCTTTCAGGGGCGTCGCAGAGCATGGACGCCTGCTGGAATAAATAG
- a CDS encoding glucan biosynthesis protein, translating into MGVTRRELLYRMAALAAWGAAAPLMPGRAEAVGQGEGEPFSKDWLLDRAQKLARAPYAPPSERLPAWLEHIDWDAYQSIKFRADQALWLDEDLAFQVRMFHLGLYYRKPVVLHEVVDGRSYPIEYSRDLFEFGPKVKPSRTHDLGFAGFRVAVKDDFERDMFAFLGASYFRAVGKTMQYGLSARGLAVNAGKETPEEFPDFRAFWLERPAADSYTMVIHALLDSPSIAGAYSFAVTPGEPTVMQVESHLFPRIAVERLGIAPMTSMFLNGENDRRVADDFRPEIHDCDGLAMRRGSGEWIWRPLRNPSGVLFNAYADDNPRGFGLLQRDRVFDHYQDDGAYYDKRPSLWIEPVGDWGKGEVILVEIPAKDETFDNVVAFWHPAEPVLPGQHLSFSYRMYWGNEPPAHSNNGEVVATRIGLGGVPGDKLTVVKRKFVIDFRGGRLAELGWKDRVEPVISASEGRIEAPAARPFKEIGGWRCNFDLVPGAAEKVNLRVYLRDEQGAAVSETWLYQWSP; encoded by the coding sequence ATGGGTGTTACGCGTCGAGAATTGCTGTATCGGATGGCGGCTTTGGCGGCGTGGGGCGCGGCAGCGCCTTTGATGCCGGGACGTGCCGAGGCCGTTGGGCAGGGCGAGGGAGAGCCGTTTAGCAAGGACTGGCTGCTGGATCGGGCGCAAAAGCTGGCGCGGGCGCCCTATGCGCCGCCTAGCGAGCGATTGCCCGCCTGGCTTGAGCATATCGATTGGGATGCGTACCAGTCGATCAAATTCCGAGCCGATCAGGCTTTGTGGCTTGACGAAGACTTGGCGTTCCAGGTCCGTATGTTTCATTTGGGACTGTATTACCGCAAGCCGGTGGTTTTGCACGAGGTGGTGGACGGCCGCTCTTATCCCATCGAATATTCGCGGGACTTGTTCGAGTTCGGCCCGAAAGTGAAGCCTTCCCGCACCCACGATTTGGGTTTTGCCGGATTCCGCGTGGCGGTCAAGGACGATTTCGAAAGGGATATGTTCGCTTTTCTCGGGGCCAGTTATTTTCGCGCCGTAGGCAAGACCATGCAGTACGGTTTGTCGGCCCGGGGGCTGGCGGTAAATGCCGGCAAGGAAACGCCCGAGGAGTTTCCCGATTTTCGCGCGTTTTGGTTGGAACGGCCGGCGGCCGATTCCTATACCATGGTGATTCACGCGCTGTTGGATAGCCCCAGTATCGCCGGAGCCTACAGTTTTGCCGTGACTCCCGGCGAGCCCACCGTGATGCAGGTGGAATCCCATTTATTCCCCCGCATCGCCGTCGAACGACTGGGGATAGCCCCCATGACGTCCATGTTTCTCAATGGCGAAAACGATCGTCGGGTGGCGGACGATTTCCGTCCGGAGATTCACGACTGCGACGGTCTGGCCATGCGCCGCGGCTCAGGCGAATGGATTTGGCGCCCCTTGCGCAATCCGTCCGGCGTGCTTTTCAATGCCTATGCCGATGACAATCCGCGCGGTTTCGGCTTGTTGCAACGGGATCGGGTGTTCGACCATTACCAGGACGACGGCGCTTATTACGATAAACGCCCGTCCCTGTGGATCGAGCCTGTGGGGGATTGGGGTAAAGGCGAGGTGATTTTGGTGGAAATTCCCGCCAAGGATGAGACTTTCGACAACGTCGTGGCTTTTTGGCACCCAGCCGAGCCGGTATTGCCGGGCCAGCATTTGTCTTTTTCCTACCGCATGTATTGGGGCAACGAACCGCCGGCGCATTCCAACAACGGCGAGGTAGTGGCGACCCGTATCGGCTTGGGCGGGGTACCCGGCGACAAGCTGACGGTCGTAAAACGGAAGTTCGTGATTGATTTCCGCGGCGGACGTTTGGCCGAATTGGGTTGGAAGGATAGGGTGGAGCCGGTGATCAGTGCTTCGGAAGGGCGGATAGAAGCGCCGGCGGCGCGGCCGTTCAAGGAAATCGGCGGCTGGCGCTGTAATTTCGACTTGGTTCCCGGGGCGGCCGAGAAGGTGAATTTGCGCGTCTATTTGCGCGACGAGCAAGGGGCGGCGGTCAGCGAGACTTGGCTTTATCAATGGTCTCCGTAA
- a CDS encoding pyrophosphate--fructose-6-phosphate 1-phosphotransferase — protein MSKPKKVAILTAGGLAPCLNSAIGSLIERYTEIDPSIEIICYRGGYKGLLAGDSYKVTPEVRAKAGLLQQFGGSVIGNSRVKLTNVKDCVKRGLVKEGEDPQKVAADQLVKDGVDVLHTVGGDDTNTAAADLAAFLAKNNYGLTVIGLPKTVDNDVFPIKQSLGAWTAAEQGARYFRNVVAENNANPRMLIVHEVMGRNCGWLTAATAQEYRKLLDRMEWLPELGLSRESYEVHAVFVPEMEIDLAAEAKRLRAVMDTVDCVNIFVSEGAGVEAIVAEMQAKGQEVPRDAFGHIKLDAVNPGKWFGEQFSQMVGAEKTLVQKSGYFARASAANAEDIRLIKSCADLAVECALRREAGVIGHDEDQNNVLRAIEFPRIKGGKPFDIDSAWFNDMLKAIGQAKGGKVTVSH, from the coding sequence ATGAGCAAGCCCAAGAAAGTCGCAATCCTCACGGCCGGTGGCCTGGCCCCCTGCCTCAACTCCGCCATCGGCAGCCTGATCGAACGCTATACGGAAATCGATCCCAGCATCGAAATCATCTGCTACCGCGGCGGTTACAAAGGCCTGCTCGCGGGCGACTCCTACAAGGTCACCCCGGAAGTGCGCGCCAAGGCCGGTTTGCTGCAACAGTTCGGCGGCTCCGTCATCGGCAACAGCCGCGTCAAGCTGACCAACGTCAAGGATTGCGTCAAGCGCGGCCTGGTGAAGGAAGGGGAAGATCCGCAGAAAGTGGCCGCCGACCAGCTGGTGAAGGACGGCGTGGACGTGCTGCACACCGTCGGCGGCGACGACACCAACACCGCGGCCGCCGATCTGGCCGCCTTCCTGGCGAAGAACAACTACGGCCTGACCGTGATCGGCCTGCCGAAAACCGTCGACAACGACGTGTTCCCCATCAAGCAGTCCCTGGGCGCCTGGACCGCCGCCGAACAGGGCGCGCGCTACTTCCGCAACGTGGTGGCGGAAAACAACGCCAACCCGCGCATGCTAATCGTGCACGAAGTGATGGGCCGCAACTGCGGCTGGCTGACCGCCGCCACCGCCCAGGAATACCGCAAACTGCTGGACCGCATGGAATGGCTGCCGGAGCTGGGCCTGTCGCGCGAATCCTATGAAGTGCACGCCGTGTTCGTGCCGGAAATGGAAATCGACCTGGCCGCCGAAGCCAAGCGCCTGCGCGCAGTGATGGACACCGTGGACTGCGTCAACATCTTCGTATCCGAAGGCGCCGGCGTGGAAGCCATCGTGGCGGAAATGCAGGCCAAGGGCCAGGAAGTGCCGCGCGACGCGTTCGGCCACATCAAGCTGGACGCCGTCAACCCGGGCAAGTGGTTCGGCGAGCAGTTCTCGCAGATGGTCGGCGCGGAAAAAACCCTGGTGCAGAAGTCCGGCTATTTCGCCCGCGCTTCCGCCGCCAACGCCGAAGACATCCGCCTCATCAAGTCCTGCGCCGACTTGGCGGTGGAATGCGCCCTGCGCCGCGAGGCCGGCGTGATCGGCCACGACGAGGACCAGAACAACGTGCTGCGCGCCATCGAGTTCCCGCGCATCAAGGGCGGCAAGCCGTTCGACATCGACAGCGCCTGGTTCAACGACATGCTGAAAGCTATCGGCCAAGCCAAAGGCGGCAAGGTAACTGTCAGCCACTAA
- a CDS encoding DUF1499 domain-containing protein, producing the protein MAIKYSREPAVRAAIIPQTKTILGYIGIAGCDGLNLHRPSLSPIQGKTTMRLNTLGGINLLLAAFAIVLGVAATALWPMINDVKTGETPQYPDIHPQRFAQPYDRVFNAALAAAGALRLDISAQDREQGEIRAVATTALLRFRDDVTITLRRDGASVEVNVRSRSRVGKGDFGTNARRIRRFQEELAKRL; encoded by the coding sequence TTGGCTATTAAATATAGCCGTGAACCGGCCGTCCGCGCGGCAATCATCCCGCAGACCAAAACCATCCTCGGTTATATTGGGATCGCCGGGTGCGACGGATTAAACTTGCACCGACCTTCCCTGTCGCCGATTCAAGGAAAAACAACCATGCGCCTCAATACCCTGGGCGGCATAAACCTGTTGCTGGCCGCATTCGCCATCGTCTTGGGAGTGGCGGCTACCGCCTTATGGCCAATGATCAATGACGTAAAAACCGGCGAAACGCCGCAATACCCCGACATCCACCCGCAGCGCTTCGCCCAGCCCTATGATCGGGTTTTTAATGCGGCCTTGGCGGCGGCCGGGGCATTGCGCTTGGATATTTCCGCCCAAGATCGTGAACAAGGAGAAATCCGTGCGGTCGCCACCACCGCCCTGCTGCGTTTCCGGGACGATGTCACCATCACGCTGCGCCGCGATGGCGCAAGCGTGGAAGTCAACGTGCGCTCCCGCTCGCGAGTCGGAAAAGGCGACTTCGGCACCAATGCCCGCCGCATTCGCCGCTTCCAGGAAGAACTCGCCAAGCGGCTATAA